Part of the Mus pahari unplaced genomic scaffold, PAHARI_EIJ_v1.1 scaffold_12996_1, whole genome shotgun sequence genome, tgttagtctggtgtatggatctgtgtgctctctttcagtattgttttattataagtacctttaaggattgattttgacatatagctaagcctttgccagtgttccaatgtcctagaaagtccttgaCCCTGAACTTGGAATTCAGTAATCATGTTTCCTATTCAGTAACCCTCAattttacttctagtagagacagtgaaaataatcaggcattgcAATTTACTTCAATAGGgctagaaagctcagggctagtctacatagtaattaggACAATAGCCGAATCACACCCAAACAGAGGAATACACAATGACCTAGGAAATAGGTCACACCCACAGCAGCTACCAACTACCAACCATTTGTGGTAGTTGGTAGTTAAGAAAAGGAACTTCATTTATTCAATGTTTAAAAGGTGTTTTTTTAGAATAGAAAACACCATAAAACACATAACCCAAGCTCCAAATGGTACTTCAAAATTTTGATTAGAGGTATCTTAAAAGAGaaacatcaagaaagaaaatatttttgaaattatttaacataagttcattttgagaaaatgtttcataGTTTGAAttggtaataaataataaaataattaaaaatatggtcATGAACTTGTATTCAAGAAAAATGTTAACTATCTGAATTTTTAAGAGTATACAGAATGTCTGAAATATAGCTAATGTAACTTCAGGTATTCAAGGTTCACATTCAAATTCTTTATTCCATGAAAATCATTAAGACACTGTTTTAACATGAAGAAAGTGTGGGTTTTAGTTCAGCCATGAAGTGAATTCTGAAAACAGGTCATTCTCAGTACAGAAAATGAAGAGTGAATTGCAAAATAACCTTATTATTCTTCATGAGTAAAAAAGGGCAGATGGTTGGGTAGCTTGTTGTTAAAATCGTATCAATTGCCTCCAATcttggaattttttcttttgtataaaaacTATAAAGGGTGATGGAGTTGTTCAACCAATAAGTTAACACAAAGCAGCTCACCAGAGACAGGGTACTGTGAATGGCTTTGTGCTCAGGAGATGGCTGGGAGGAAAGGCTTGGGCTATGGAGATGCTGGGCTGTCTTGCGGTGTCTGTGTAGGAAAATCACCATGTAAAGGCTGGCCCACATCATGACAGCCACATAGATGAGATCATGAGTGATGAGAAAGCTGAAAAACCATTCTGAATCCTGGTTCCCAAAATTCTTGTTTTGACAGTAACCATGTGAATACCCATGGCCATAGTGACTGTTATTTGTCTTGGCTATTACCAAGTCAAGCATAAACCCGTAGATAAGTAGATTAATAAGCCAAGAGCAAAGTAAGGAAGAAAAAGTCCATGTAGAGAGTCTGGGCTTAAGCCAGGAGGCCAACTTAGAGTTACTGGGACTGATGGTGATGACTTGGGATGTGCTTAGAACAGAGGTGGTGCAGATGGACAGACCCCGGCTGActctgaatgaaaacaaaactgccTTACAACCAACATCGTCCAGAAAATTGGGTACTCTAAAGGAAAACATGATATCTTTTATCAATGAGAACATGATTGTTGATATATTAACTATTGTCAGGTGCATAAAAACTGAATCTATCGGCTTCTTAAAATGAGGCTTGAAGaagaaagtgtatatatataacattaacaGTGATGAGTTCCCTATGACACTAAGACAAAACTGGAATATGAGAAAGATTGGGAAGATGGTTTCACTTGGAAGCATGATGTTAATGTGGGTCAGGTTTGTTAGGTCTAGAATACCAAATGAATGGAttgtattttgaaacaattttaaaaatgatgtttgtAGGAAAATATACTGATTGACAtttcaggagcagagagaagtgaTAAAATGTTcaactctttccttttccttccttttctcctcctcctcctactcctcttcctcttccttctcctcctcgtctttctgtttgttttttcttttggtttttcaagtcagagATTCTCTATATAACCAtgtctagaacttgctctgtagatcaggctggcctcggactctcagagatccacctacctccacctcccaaatgctgggatcgaaggtatgcaccaccacgacTGGAGAAATGTACAACTCCTTTCAATGTTTTATATGGAAATGACACTTTAGCAACTTATTCCTAGGATTCTTGACCATCCTAGAGGATAGAATGAAGTGTTGAGAATAATGAAGGATCAAATCCACCCAAACTTCCTGAATTCTGTTATGTCAAGCAGAAGGATATGTTGACCTATGTGAAAGCCAAATTTGCATGTTATGGggatttaaaagtaatttattctatgtgtatgattatttttCCTGCAATGTCTGTGCGTTATATGCATGCCTCAGAATTAGACCctgaatctctggaagagcaggtaaTGGTCTTTAACTGTTGAGACATCCATCAAGCCCAAATGAATTTCTATTCATcagtcaatattttttctttaacctAAGTATCAATGTCTTTATGCTTAGAACAACATTTGCTTCTATCACATATGTAGTAATGTGTGTACTTGACCTTTAGTGTTTGGGCTGAACATAATTTTTGGTGAGCTTAGTGATAATTAAATTCTTAGACTTTTCATGTGGGACTCTTTTTCCTCTCATTCTATTCTACAGGCTGACCAGCAATATTCTGaggcatttcatttcattttatctatttatcttgCTAACAATTTAGAGCTGAGCAGATGATAGACAGAACACAAAGGCCAGGATGAGACTATACATCCCACAGTATTGAGCACATCTTcacaaaaatgtgttttctgtgaTATTCAGTAATTAAATCAATCAGGCTGGTTTTGATTGATAAACCCACTCTAACAAAGATTTGTATATTTTGTCATTGCAAAGTTTGTATTCTATTTACACTTGAAGGTTCTTTTGTATTCatgttacagagacagagttcTCAGGGCCACTGTTACACAGAGAATGACAATGACACAAGATTCATGAACTTTGATCTTAATCTTCACAACACTGCTATGTCACCCATGTTCTGTGGatttgggtatatgtgtgtggggttgCTGTATATTACCTCTAGACTCATTCCTACACTTATCTAATGATTTTGTTACCTGAAATACAAACCCTTATTCTTTGGAGGATATCTATGGATTCCTCAATAGTCTATTTTACCCTGAGAAGGTCTATTAGagttttcccctgtgctggtctGAATTCTCATTATACACCATGAAGCTCTGCTTTGACACCAGTCCCTAGTATAGTCAAGACATTTTAATGTGCAGGACCAACATTTTGAGTTACGTAAAGAATGAGTTGTATAGGCACAATGCTTATCTAAGAGTAAAACCattaattttaagttaatatacagggcggtggtggcacatgcctttaatcccagcacttgggaggcagagacaggcggatttctgagtttgaggccagcatggtctacagagtgagttccaggacagccagggctacacagagaaaccctgtctcaccccccctaGAAAAGTTAATATACAATAATTCATACCAATGTAAGCTTTAAACTTGTACCAGTATATAAATTTTGCACCAATATAAGGAAGTCTAATTCAATTTCGTACCAaaatttagagtttttttttttttttttaccaattcaAGATTATGTCTATAAAGCATTTTGAGAGTAAATTTAGTAATACATTCTCACAACTCATTCAAGAATACAAGGCTTCCGGTCTACTTCTGTGCCATGGAGATAACCGTGTGTCACAGCTCTCTGTACCCAATGCCTGCCCAGACAAAGCaggtttcccaggagtgctgtcacTCCTAAGATCACAGACGAGACCAACACTTTTTCTCTATTACCTGGCCACAGAGGGAACAGTCAGGAAaccacaggacacaggaactgtgGAGCAACTGGGGAAAGAATCCTTCCGGTCTTTCTCTGTAAACTGGAGTTAACCCTGTGGCACAGCTCCCCATACCCAAATTCAACCCGGAGAGTGCTGGTCTCCCTTTAGTGACACACCTAACATCACAGgcttacaaaaagaaaagctcCATTCAGAAatagcaagaccaactaacaccagaaaTAGCCAGATCCAAGAGATTACCCCatgaacataagcaacagaaaccaaggctacttggcatcatcagaattcAGTTATCCCACCATTGTAAATCCTGGATGCCCCAACGCaattgaaaagcaagattcggatttaaaatcacatctcatgatgactATAGAGGACTTTAatggcataaataactcccttaaagaaatagaggagaaggCAGGTAAACAgctggaagcccttaaagaggaaacacaaaaaatcccttaaagaattacaggaaaacacaatcaaacaggtgaagaaatttaACACAACCATTCAGGATCTATAATTGGAgatggaaacaataaagagatCATAAAGTGAGACTACCCTGAAGATATAAAACTTGGGAAAGTGATCAGGACTCATAGTAGGAAGCATCATCAACAGCATACAAgtgatagaagaaagaatctcaggggaagaagattccatagaaagcaTTGACACAGCAGTctaggaaaatgtaaaatgcgaaaagctcctatctcaaaacatccaggaaatgaagaatacaatgagaagaccaaatctaaggataataggtatagaagagagtggagattcccaacttaaagggccagtaaatatcttcaacaaaattgtaggagaaaacttccctaacctgaagaaagagatgcccaagaacatacaagaagcttacagaactccaaacagactggaccagaacagaaattccttctgtcacatagtaatcaaaacaccaaatgaacaaaactaagaaagaatattaaaagaactaagggaaaaagatcaagtaacatataagggcagaTATATCAGAATTACAACATACTTCTCGACAGAGACTACGAAAaccagaagattctgggcagatgtcatacagaccctaagagaacacaaatgccagcccaggctagtatactcagcaaaactctcaattaccatagacagagaaagcaagatattccatgacaaaactaagtttatacaatatctttccacaaatccaaccatacaaaggataatagatggaaaactccaacacaagagggaaactacaccc contains:
- the LOC110314618 gene encoding vomeronasal type-1 receptor 2-like encodes the protein MLPSETIFPIFLIFQFCLSVIGNSSLLMLYIYTFFFKPHFKKPIDSVFMHLTIVNISTIMFSLIKDIMFSFRVPNFLDDVGCKAVLFSFRVSRGLSICTTSVLSTSQVITISPSNSKLASWLKPRLSTWTFSSLLCSWLINLLIYGFMLDLVIAKTNNSHYGHGYSHGYCQNKNFGNQDSEWFFSFLITHDLIYVAVMMWASLYMVIFLHRHRKTAQHLHSPSLSSQPSPEHKAIHSTLSLVSCFVLTYWLNNSITLYSFYTKEKIPRLEAIDTILTTSYPTICPFLLMKNNKVILQFTLHFLY